In the Telopea speciosissima isolate NSW1024214 ecotype Mountain lineage chromosome 2, Tspe_v1, whole genome shotgun sequence genome, one interval contains:
- the LOC122652030 gene encoding U-box domain-containing protein 4-like isoform X2 — MEISFLKALLNDISHFSNLSSCHKINSELVQKYYKKLDEILKLLRPILDAILDSEVASNEQLKNVFEDLDGFVVEAGELIESWHPMTSKVYFVLQIESLLTKIQASGLKLLRVLNSLHEYLPGDLSSSSLEKLQGTGCEQVSAVIKQAIRDQMDKALLSSESLVKIADSLCLTSHQDLLMEAVALEKDKAKAEQVEKEGEVEYIDHMIALVTRMHDRLVEIKQSQSTNPVSIPADFCCPLSLELMTDPVIVASGQTYERAFIRKWLDLGLTVCPKTHQTLAHTNLIPNYTVKALIANWCESNNVKLPDPVKSPSLNQPSTLLAHADSGARDLHIPPHSVHSPTRSNYTRSPESTRSMGSPNNSFLSSNGAHLEGTSPSHPRSASEDGTGNGLALDVGRLSLMNSEDRAANLGERNHASGAQPLVASRKELSEGSGTGEQFQGHNRNTSVSSTVSNTDYIQGTPRDTNEASRLSSDMIHYSGENSGEVTSEPLGPATLVSHREPEFPPPLETRSRSQTIWRRPSERVVPRIVSSPAIDTRSDLLVIETQVRKLVDDLKSTSVDVQRAATAEIRLLAKHNMDNRIIIANCGAISILVGLLHSTDTKTQENAVTALLNLSINDNNKTLIANADAIDPLIHVLQTGSPEAKENSAATLFSLSVIEENKVKIGRSGAIKPLVELLGNGTPRGKKDAATALFNLSIFHENKTLIVQAGAVRYLVELMDPAAGMVDKAVAVLANLATIPEGRNAIGQGGGIPVLVEVVELGSARGKENAAAALLQLCSSARFCSMVLREGAVPPLVALSQSGTPRAKEKAQALLSYFRNQRHGNAGRS, encoded by the exons ATGGAGATATCATTTTTAAAAGCTCTCCTCAATGATATCTCTCACTTCAGTAATTTATCTTCTTGTCACAAGATAAACTCTGAATTGGTCCAAAAGTATTACAAAAAATTAGATGAGATATTGAAGCTGTTGAGGCCAATACTTGATGCAATTCTTGATTCTGAAGTAGCTTCAAATGAACAGCTTAAGAATGTATTTGAAGATTTGGATGGGTTTGTTGTCGAAGCTGGGGAACTTATCGAAAGCTGGCATCCAATGACGAGTAAAGTTTATTTT GTGTTGCAAATCGAATCATTACTGACAAAGATTCAGGCTTCTGGTCTGAAGCTTCTCAGGGTTCTGAACTCTTTGCATGAGTACCTCCCTGGTGATTTGAGTTCATCATCTCTTGAG AAACTCCAGGGTACTGGATGTGAGCAGGTGTCAGCCGTCATAAAACAAGCTATTAGAGATCAAATGGATAAAGCCCTATTAAGCTCAGAGAGCCTGGTGAAGATTGCAGACTCCCTATGCTTGACGTCACACCAAGATCTTCTAATGGAGGCTGTGGCTCTTGAAAAGGATAAGGCAAAGGCTGAACAAGTTGAAAAGGAGGGAGAGGTTGAGTACATAGATCACATGATTGCTCTTGTCACCCGTATGCATGACCGCCTTGTCGAAATAAAGCAGTCACAGAGCACCAACCCTGTCTCCATCCCTGCTGATTTCTGCTGCCCTCTTTCCCTTGAGCTGATGACAGATCCTGTCATTGTGGCCTCGGGACAAACCTATGAGCGGGCTTTCATCAGGAAGTGGCTTGACCTTGGTCTCACCGTTTGTCCCAAAACCCACCAGACTTTGGCGCACACTAACCTAATTCCCAATTATACTGTTAAAGCTCTAATTGCAAATTGGTGTGAGTCAAACAATGTGAAGCTGCCAGACCCTGTGAAGTCTCCAAGTTTAAATCAACCCTCAACACTTCTTGCGCATGCTGATTCAGGTGCCAGAGACTTGCATATCCCACCACATTCAGTTCATTCTCCCACCAGGAGCAACTATACAAGGTCGCCTGAGTCAACTAGGTCCATGGGTTCACCAAATAATAGCTTTTTATCATCTAATGGAGCCCATCTAGAGGGAACTTCTCCTTCACATCCTCGTTCAGCATCTGAAGATGGGACTGGAAATGGACTTGCGCTAGATGTTGGTAGATTATCACTCATGAACTCTGAGGATAGGGCGGCCAACTTAGGGGAGAGAAATCATGCTTCAGGTGCTCAACCTTTGGTGGCATCAAGAAAAGAACTTTCTGAAGGAAGTGGCACTGGTGAACAGTTTCAGGGTCATAATCGTAATACCTCTGTATCCAGCACAGTTTCTAATACAGATTATATCCAAGGAACACCACGGGATACCAATGAGGCGTCACGGTTGTCCAGTGATATGATTCATTACAGTGGTGAAAATTCTGGGGAGGTAACATCTGAGCCTCTGGGTCCAGCTACATTAGTATCACATAGAGAACCTGAATTTCCACCGCCGTTAGAGACACGATCTAGAAGCCAAACGATCTGGCGTCGGCCATCTGAAAGAGTTGTTCCAAGGATAGTCTCCTCACCAGCTATTGACACAAGGTCTGATCTTTTGGTTATTGAGACCCAAGTTCGGAAGTTGGTCGACGACTTGAAAAGTACTTCTGTTGATGTGCAAAGAGCTGCCACAGCTGAAATTCGTCTTCTTGCTAAACACAATATGGATAATCGGATTATAATTGCAAACTGTGGGGCCATAAGCATTTTGGTTGGTTTGCTTCACTCAACAGACACAAAGACCCAAGAGAATGCTGTTACAGCACTTCTCAACTTATCGATCAATGATAATAACAAAACTTTAATAGCAAATGCTGATGCAATTGATCCCCTCATTCATGTGCTTCAGACAGGAAGCCCTGAAGCGAAAGAGAACTCAGCTGCCACCCTTTTTAGCCTTTCCGTTATTGAGGAGAATAAGGTCAAAATTGGTCGATCTGGGGCAATCAAACCTCTGGTAGAGTTATTGGGCAATGGAACCCCTCGGGGGAAGAAAGACGCTGCTACAGCTCTGTTCAATTTGTCTATATTTCATGAGAACAAGACCCTGATTGTGCAGGCTGGAGCAGTGAGATACCTTGTTGAGTTGATGGATCCAGCAGCTGGGATGGTTGATAAGGCAGTCGCTGTCTTGGCAAACTTAGCAACAATTCCAGAAGGGCGGAATGCAATTGGTCAGGGGGGAGGGATCCCAGTCCTTGTTGAAGTGGTTGAACTGGGTTCAGCAAGGGGAAAGGAAAATGCAGCTGCAGCACTGCTACAGCTCTGCAGCAGTGCTAGATTTTGTAGTATGGTACTTCGAGAAGGAGCTGTTCCACCATTGGTGGCACTGTCGCAGTCGGGCACACCACGCGCCAAAGAAAAG GCACAAGCTCTTCTTAGTTACTTCAGAAACCAGAGACATGGTAATGCAGGAAGGTCCTAA
- the LOC122652030 gene encoding U-box domain-containing protein 4-like isoform X1, whose amino-acid sequence MEISFLKALLNDISHFSNLSSCHKINSELVQKYYKKLDEILKLLRPILDAILDSEVASNEQLKNVFEDLDGFVVEAGELIESWHPMTSKVYFVLQIESLLTKIQASGLKLLRVLNSLHEYLPGDLSSSSLELCVQKLQGTGCEQVSAVIKQAIRDQMDKALLSSESLVKIADSLCLTSHQDLLMEAVALEKDKAKAEQVEKEGEVEYIDHMIALVTRMHDRLVEIKQSQSTNPVSIPADFCCPLSLELMTDPVIVASGQTYERAFIRKWLDLGLTVCPKTHQTLAHTNLIPNYTVKALIANWCESNNVKLPDPVKSPSLNQPSTLLAHADSGARDLHIPPHSVHSPTRSNYTRSPESTRSMGSPNNSFLSSNGAHLEGTSPSHPRSASEDGTGNGLALDVGRLSLMNSEDRAANLGERNHASGAQPLVASRKELSEGSGTGEQFQGHNRNTSVSSTVSNTDYIQGTPRDTNEASRLSSDMIHYSGENSGEVTSEPLGPATLVSHREPEFPPPLETRSRSQTIWRRPSERVVPRIVSSPAIDTRSDLLVIETQVRKLVDDLKSTSVDVQRAATAEIRLLAKHNMDNRIIIANCGAISILVGLLHSTDTKTQENAVTALLNLSINDNNKTLIANADAIDPLIHVLQTGSPEAKENSAATLFSLSVIEENKVKIGRSGAIKPLVELLGNGTPRGKKDAATALFNLSIFHENKTLIVQAGAVRYLVELMDPAAGMVDKAVAVLANLATIPEGRNAIGQGGGIPVLVEVVELGSARGKENAAAALLQLCSSARFCSMVLREGAVPPLVALSQSGTPRAKEKAQALLSYFRNQRHGNAGRS is encoded by the exons ATGGAGATATCATTTTTAAAAGCTCTCCTCAATGATATCTCTCACTTCAGTAATTTATCTTCTTGTCACAAGATAAACTCTGAATTGGTCCAAAAGTATTACAAAAAATTAGATGAGATATTGAAGCTGTTGAGGCCAATACTTGATGCAATTCTTGATTCTGAAGTAGCTTCAAATGAACAGCTTAAGAATGTATTTGAAGATTTGGATGGGTTTGTTGTCGAAGCTGGGGAACTTATCGAAAGCTGGCATCCAATGACGAGTAAAGTTTATTTT GTGTTGCAAATCGAATCATTACTGACAAAGATTCAGGCTTCTGGTCTGAAGCTTCTCAGGGTTCTGAACTCTTTGCATGAGTACCTCCCTGGTGATTTGAGTTCATCATCTCTTGAG CTCTGTGTTCAGAAACTCCAGGGTACTGGATGTGAGCAGGTGTCAGCCGTCATAAAACAAGCTATTAGAGATCAAATGGATAAAGCCCTATTAAGCTCAGAGAGCCTGGTGAAGATTGCAGACTCCCTATGCTTGACGTCACACCAAGATCTTCTAATGGAGGCTGTGGCTCTTGAAAAGGATAAGGCAAAGGCTGAACAAGTTGAAAAGGAGGGAGAGGTTGAGTACATAGATCACATGATTGCTCTTGTCACCCGTATGCATGACCGCCTTGTCGAAATAAAGCAGTCACAGAGCACCAACCCTGTCTCCATCCCTGCTGATTTCTGCTGCCCTCTTTCCCTTGAGCTGATGACAGATCCTGTCATTGTGGCCTCGGGACAAACCTATGAGCGGGCTTTCATCAGGAAGTGGCTTGACCTTGGTCTCACCGTTTGTCCCAAAACCCACCAGACTTTGGCGCACACTAACCTAATTCCCAATTATACTGTTAAAGCTCTAATTGCAAATTGGTGTGAGTCAAACAATGTGAAGCTGCCAGACCCTGTGAAGTCTCCAAGTTTAAATCAACCCTCAACACTTCTTGCGCATGCTGATTCAGGTGCCAGAGACTTGCATATCCCACCACATTCAGTTCATTCTCCCACCAGGAGCAACTATACAAGGTCGCCTGAGTCAACTAGGTCCATGGGTTCACCAAATAATAGCTTTTTATCATCTAATGGAGCCCATCTAGAGGGAACTTCTCCTTCACATCCTCGTTCAGCATCTGAAGATGGGACTGGAAATGGACTTGCGCTAGATGTTGGTAGATTATCACTCATGAACTCTGAGGATAGGGCGGCCAACTTAGGGGAGAGAAATCATGCTTCAGGTGCTCAACCTTTGGTGGCATCAAGAAAAGAACTTTCTGAAGGAAGTGGCACTGGTGAACAGTTTCAGGGTCATAATCGTAATACCTCTGTATCCAGCACAGTTTCTAATACAGATTATATCCAAGGAACACCACGGGATACCAATGAGGCGTCACGGTTGTCCAGTGATATGATTCATTACAGTGGTGAAAATTCTGGGGAGGTAACATCTGAGCCTCTGGGTCCAGCTACATTAGTATCACATAGAGAACCTGAATTTCCACCGCCGTTAGAGACACGATCTAGAAGCCAAACGATCTGGCGTCGGCCATCTGAAAGAGTTGTTCCAAGGATAGTCTCCTCACCAGCTATTGACACAAGGTCTGATCTTTTGGTTATTGAGACCCAAGTTCGGAAGTTGGTCGACGACTTGAAAAGTACTTCTGTTGATGTGCAAAGAGCTGCCACAGCTGAAATTCGTCTTCTTGCTAAACACAATATGGATAATCGGATTATAATTGCAAACTGTGGGGCCATAAGCATTTTGGTTGGTTTGCTTCACTCAACAGACACAAAGACCCAAGAGAATGCTGTTACAGCACTTCTCAACTTATCGATCAATGATAATAACAAAACTTTAATAGCAAATGCTGATGCAATTGATCCCCTCATTCATGTGCTTCAGACAGGAAGCCCTGAAGCGAAAGAGAACTCAGCTGCCACCCTTTTTAGCCTTTCCGTTATTGAGGAGAATAAGGTCAAAATTGGTCGATCTGGGGCAATCAAACCTCTGGTAGAGTTATTGGGCAATGGAACCCCTCGGGGGAAGAAAGACGCTGCTACAGCTCTGTTCAATTTGTCTATATTTCATGAGAACAAGACCCTGATTGTGCAGGCTGGAGCAGTGAGATACCTTGTTGAGTTGATGGATCCAGCAGCTGGGATGGTTGATAAGGCAGTCGCTGTCTTGGCAAACTTAGCAACAATTCCAGAAGGGCGGAATGCAATTGGTCAGGGGGGAGGGATCCCAGTCCTTGTTGAAGTGGTTGAACTGGGTTCAGCAAGGGGAAAGGAAAATGCAGCTGCAGCACTGCTACAGCTCTGCAGCAGTGCTAGATTTTGTAGTATGGTACTTCGAGAAGGAGCTGTTCCACCATTGGTGGCACTGTCGCAGTCGGGCACACCACGCGCCAAAGAAAAG GCACAAGCTCTTCTTAGTTACTTCAGAAACCAGAGACATGGTAATGCAGGAAGGTCCTAA